A part of Limihaloglobus sulfuriphilus genomic DNA contains:
- a CDS encoding glycosyl hydrolase family 28-related protein: protein MKFAAVLTAAFFCVFPVLSQTDNYAYFNVKDYGAFGDGEADDTAAIQAAVDAAYNSYGKSGTVYMPRGVYVITDTITLYNCISILGDGHDDSPGGSVIKAGASLPSMIRTAKLNGHHLNIENLTFDGGEDTGWTIGWVLDLQDFLGSRVAGIKIHNVSGGGIYSRWTENYAGSWVNWFVNSQIQISGNYYALRLGSSDSYVNGLVVTGGMGLLEERYGGNLYRRCKFENCYNGITVTNPEGYNCNIAVSECLFENNLNAGISFSFADADFNCFATVTNCDFSNNYETDIELNNASNISIAKNRFKSSNPACGYNVKTTGVSDRISFTDNLFAAADLAIPGYNSCSVGNEFSVSDWPADSPQFWSEAVIWNPGPDGWMRVDFSEPFDGIPVVIAQTVSARDPEPCVTRVRNVDCSGFELLLEEWDYLDGVHAAEVIHCFAIEQGRHSLDGLSVEAVRDVQAAGEWDSFEFAGSFETTPIVFAQLAGDNDINTAVVRIKDIGVFDRCRGADFNNDDNINISDLSAFAADWLNQNSGIKSDLNDDSSVDYLDYGILADVWGYSICSTQGFKAYLQNQESSAAAHGTENINYIGISPGWSKEGDIRVGSTALGSEARWVSYGSSFKEPFFLGSMQSCNDSDTASWRFFESGFAKGGVECFIEEEQSLDSEAGHLEEDFGYAAFGKKDIVTPMGRPVINVKDYGASGNAYADDTVAIQQAINTADAGDIVYLPKGAYKITSSIYLKSGVILLGDGDANTASKILAGADMPAMITAEEAVSGVYITKICFDGGSYQGRSVSNIFRFTDMRDSTLDRIRLINTTGSGIVLRHQSRRNYLRSCTVHADGWGIWLDGWDCIVEDGYCSGGYGSRISGAGGHRIFNSHFDRALIAAILFEDSLGNPRDVLVRNCYMDLNSIALKFDYDIALNTEISIENCIFRASSDTDVYINNANNISFEANSHRSSSEHFTYAGDVDYITLSGSQFSVPVSAEGVHSIYRGNCQN from the coding sequence GTGAAATTTGCAGCCGTTCTTACAGCCGCGTTTTTTTGCGTTTTCCCTGTTTTATCGCAAACGGATAATTATGCTTACTTTAATGTTAAGGATTACGGCGCTTTCGGCGACGGCGAAGCGGACGATACCGCGGCTATACAGGCAGCCGTTGACGCGGCTTATAACAGCTACGGCAAGAGCGGGACTGTTTATATGCCCCGGGGTGTTTACGTTATTACAGACACTATAACACTATACAACTGTATCTCTATTCTTGGCGATGGTCATGATGATAGCCCCGGCGGCAGTGTAATAAAGGCCGGCGCAAGCCTGCCCTCAATGATACGTACTGCTAAACTGAACGGACATCACCTAAATATTGAGAATCTCACCTTTGACGGCGGGGAAGATACCGGTTGGACTATCGGCTGGGTTCTGGATTTACAGGATTTTCTCGGCAGCAGGGTCGCAGGGATAAAAATACATAATGTCAGCGGCGGCGGAATCTATTCTCGCTGGACAGAAAACTATGCCGGTTCCTGGGTCAATTGGTTTGTAAATTCACAGATCCAAATCTCGGGCAATTATTATGCTCTCCGGCTTGGCTCAAGCGATTCTTATGTAAACGGCCTTGTTGTTACAGGCGGCATGGGGCTGCTCGAAGAGAGATACGGCGGGAATTTGTACCGCAGATGTAAATTTGAAAACTGTTACAACGGCATAACTGTTACAAACCCAGAGGGTTATAACTGCAATATAGCCGTCTCGGAGTGCTTGTTTGAAAACAATCTTAATGCGGGCATCTCTTTTTCTTTTGCAGATGCTGATTTCAATTGCTTTGCAACTGTGACAAATTGTGATTTTTCAAATAATTATGAGACGGATATCGAGCTTAACAACGCAAGCAATATCAGCATTGCCAAAAATCGGTTCAAATCATCAAATCCCGCCTGCGGGTATAACGTAAAAACGACGGGAGTTTCAGACAGGATTTCATTCACCGACAACCTTTTTGCCGCCGCGGATCTGGCCATCCCCGGATATAATTCCTGCTCTGTTGGCAATGAATTTTCTGTAAGCGACTGGCCGGCGGATAGTCCGCAGTTCTGGTCTGAGGCCGTGATCTGGAATCCCGGGCCGGACGGCTGGATGAGAGTTGACTTTTCAGAGCCTTTTGACGGTATTCCTGTAGTCATCGCACAAACTGTCTCAGCCAGAGATCCGGAGCCGTGCGTAACACGGGTGAGGAATGTTGATTGCAGCGGTTTTGAACTGCTGCTTGAGGAATGGGATTATCTCGACGGCGTTCACGCCGCGGAGGTTATACACTGTTTTGCGATTGAGCAGGGGCGGCATTCGCTGGACGGGTTGAGCGTTGAGGCGGTTCGGGATGTTCAGGCTGCCGGAGAGTGGGATTCTTTCGAATTTGCCGGCAGTTTTGAAACAACACCGATTGTTTTTGCTCAACTGGCCGGTGACAATGACATAAATACCGCAGTAGTACGGATTAAAGACATAGGCGTTTTTGACCGGTGCCGCGGCGCTGACTTTAACAATGACGACAATATAAATATCTCTGACCTTTCAGCTTTCGCGGCAGACTGGCTTAATCAGAACAGCGGCATTAAGTCTGATTTAAACGATGACTCCAGCGTAGATTACCTTGATTATGGGATTTTAGCGGATGTGTGGGGTTATTCAATTTGTTCTACTCAGGGGTTCAAGGCGTATCTCCAAAATCAGGAGTCATCAGCCGCGGCGCATGGGACGGAAAATATTAACTATATTGGGATTTCGCCAGGGTGGTCAAAAGAAGGTGATATCCGTGTAGGCAGTACAGCACTGGGCAGCGAAGCACGCTGGGTCAGCTATGGCAGCAGCTTTAAGGAGCCTTTTTTCTTAGGTTCAATGCAGAGCTGCAATGATTCAGATACCGCGTCCTGGCGGTTTTTCGAGTCGGGCTTTGCCAAAGGCGGAGTTGAGTGCTTTATTGAAGAAGAACAATCGCTTGATTCAGAGGCCGGCCATCTGGAAGAGGATTTTGGTTATGCGGCTTTCGGCAAAAAAGATATAGTAACGCCGATGGGCCGGCCGGTTATAAATGTAAAAGATTACGGCGCCTCGGGCAATGCCTACGCAGACGATACCGTTGCGATTCAGCAGGCAATAAACACGGCGGATGCCGGAGATATTGTTTATCTGCCTAAAGGAGCGTATAAAATAACAAGCTCTATTTATCTCAAGAGCGGAGTCATACTTCTGGGGGACGGCGACGCAAATACCGCCAGTAAAATACTGGCAGGTGCTGATATGCCGGCTATGATTACAGCAGAAGAGGCGGTTAGCGGCGTATATATAACAAAAATATGCTTTGACGGCGGTTCATATCAAGGCCGTTCGGTAAGCAATATTTTCCGTTTTACTGATATGAGAGACAGTACGCTTGACCGAATCAGGCTGATAAATACCACTGGCAGCGGAATCGTTCTGAGGCATCAGTCACGCCGGAACTATCTGCGGAGCTGCACCGTTCATGCAGATGGCTGGGGCATCTGGCTCGACGGCTGGGATTGCATTGTCGAAGATGGCTACTGCAGCGGCGGATACGGATCACGCATTTCAGGTGCCGGCGGTCACAGGATTTTCAACTCCCATTTTGACAGGGCTCTGATAGCCGCGATTCTGTTTGAGGATTCTCTTGGTAATCCACGGGATGTTCTTGTCAGAAATTGCTATATGGATTTAAACAGCATCGCCCTTAAGTTCGACTATGACATCGCTTTAAATACCGAAATATCTATAGAGAATTGTATTTTCAGGGCGTCGTCAGATACCGATGTATATATCAATAATGCTAATAATATATCGTTTGAGGCAAACTCTCACCGAAGCAGCTCAGAGCATTTTACTTATGCCGGAGACGTGGATTATATCACACTATCGGGAAGCCAATTTTCTGTCCCGGTCTCGGCGGAGGGCGTGCATTCAATTTATCGGGGCAATTGTCAAAACTAA
- a CDS encoding sulfatase: protein MYNPYSSTRRSFLKGSLAVTGGMLAGRLAPAAQTAPAANRPNFLFVLLDQLSHDALSAYGNPYVSTPNMDRLINRGYSFMQSYSTNPICSPARSSLFTGRMPVETGVISNNRPIHRSCVNMGQWFSDNGYETVYSGKWHLPLGQPTAIEGFTVLPHGSGQGDLTDAEVSRNCEAYLKNRSGDNPFLLVTSILQPHDICFWPVKVKGLNPEKLPLSYLEDQLPQLPDNHTSRPKSCELMNGRIYRGWSEDQWRYYSYIYYRQVEMADADIGRVIDALEDSGHAENTIVILTADHGESLGRHMNVGKWHSYDESVKVPFVVSWPGRIAEKKTDTSHLVSGVDVMSTLCDYAGISEPPHSRGRSLKPLLEGNNTDWREFVVSEHHIIGRMVRSNDFKYVKYHGDDVEQLFDMKADPGETVNLYDNSKYEDIVKDHRRMLDEWNAHLLPVKPTDCIGGIEPYLKKFVKDTPFEV from the coding sequence ATGTATAATCCATACTCATCTACGCGGCGGAGTTTTCTTAAAGGCAGCCTTGCTGTGACAGGCGGTATGCTTGCAGGCAGACTGGCGCCGGCGGCGCAAACTGCTCCCGCCGCTAATAGGCCGAATTTCCTGTTTGTCCTGCTTGATCAGCTAAGCCATGATGCACTGTCGGCTTACGGCAATCCGTATGTCAGTACGCCCAACATGGACAGGCTGATAAATCGCGGCTATTCTTTCATGCAGTCATACAGCACAAACCCGATTTGTTCGCCCGCCAGGAGTTCTCTTTTTACCGGCAGAATGCCCGTTGAGACCGGCGTGATATCAAATAACAGGCCGATTCACAGAAGCTGTGTCAATATGGGGCAGTGGTTCAGTGATAACGGTTATGAGACGGTTTACAGCGGCAAATGGCACCTGCCCCTGGGCCAGCCGACAGCGATTGAGGGCTTCACCGTTCTGCCGCACGGCAGCGGACAGGGCGACCTGACGGACGCGGAGGTTTCGCGCAACTGTGAAGCATATCTGAAAAACCGTTCTGGCGACAATCCGTTTCTGCTTGTTACATCTATATTACAGCCTCATGATATTTGTTTCTGGCCGGTTAAGGTTAAAGGGCTGAATCCGGAAAAACTTCCGCTCAGTTACTTAGAAGATCAATTGCCGCAACTGCCTGACAACCACACATCACGGCCAAAATCGTGTGAACTGATGAACGGGCGCATTTACCGCGGCTGGAGTGAGGATCAATGGCGGTATTACAGCTATATTTATTACCGGCAGGTTGAAATGGCAGATGCCGATATCGGCCGCGTAATAGACGCTCTCGAGGACAGCGGCCATGCGGAAAATACTATTGTAATCTTAACCGCTGACCACGGCGAGAGCCTCGGCCGGCACATGAACGTCGGCAAGTGGCACAGCTACGACGAGTCGGTAAAGGTGCCTTTCGTCGTTTCGTGGCCCGGCAGAATAGCGGAAAAAAAGACGGATACATCGCATCTTGTCAGCGGTGTTGATGTTATGAGCACCTTGTGTGATTATGCCGGCATTTCAGAGCCGCCTCACAGTCGGGGCAGAAGCCTTAAACCGCTTCTTGAAGGCAATAATACCGATTGGCGGGAGTTTGTTGTTTCAGAACATCATATAATCGGCCGCATGGTTCGCAGTAATGATTTCAAGTATGTCAAGTATCACGGCGATGATGTTGAACAGCTCTTTGATATGAAAGCCGATCCCGGCGAGACGGTGAATCTATATGATAACTCCAAATATGAAGATATTGTAAAAGACCACCGCAGAATGCTTGACGAGTGGAATGCCCATTTGCTGCCGGTTAAGCCGACCGATTGTATCGGCGGAATTGAGCCGTATCTGAAAAAGTTTGTCAAAGATACGCCCTTTGAGGTTTGA
- a CDS encoding alpha-mannosidase — MALYPVDTKKSDSKDADSKNYNMHLIINTHWDREYRWSFCETQMRLVEAVDILLETMEKDPRFKYFHTDSQASFLDDYLELRPENRQRVEKLVGEGRLLAGPWYTLPAEFLVSGEALVRNLLMGHKIAGDMGGVMKAGYNIFSWGQVSQLPQIYSQFGMDTILFYRGIDQSNIDKLEFNWQSPDGTNALGITFGSYHRLNFWVYVYRPYIDIDAKAVLSRDGSQGFLANLCDSYSHDINHHFVNQGSRQDLIAALNGMDTLLDTVKDKASTPELLFLQGFDQENPDPIVPDLVDAINNKIDYGKITVSSLPEYIEKVKESLKSQGTENDLNQLSGEMLNVERSGDPFAPLYIGVFSARMPLKQMNTACEYLLEKWAEPSAVWAMLAGRRYPESVLEKAWRQLLQNQQHDGIGGCHVDRITTSMIERYDNSRDISETVTRDSLTAVIQNIDMSDLDSQQVGLVIFNSSPQPRSEEVVCTVDIPHKWGLRYIPGTMYKNDLGIDIFDESGKRVPSQILEQDDDTVYTYLKYGSATNFEATRIKVAIKADDIPAMGYKCFTAKAKNSVDRPVETLTPEPNVLENKYIRAEIQFDGTINLCDKENKTSYDGLNYFEDSGEAGGPLIHCPPNKNQIYTTKGRPADVSLVHSGPLMSRYCIEHEWLLPEGLFSETKIHVPHGKKWVDNSAPQRSSVKVPLRMRTEVTLCASSRKLEFETFIDNNIKDHRLRVGFPTGKSEVTHCSVDTPFDVVSRDIRIPDSSGWYEEAAKTLPCHSFIDVSDEKSGLSVMHRGLPEYEVADNKDRSIMLTLLRCFGTAGNPTETYEPQPLAQCQGSRSYKYAVYCHSGNFRKGRVAAEANEYTTALRAAQCSGHEGSLPKSYSFFSVDNDNFIVTSLKKAQYSDDIVLRGFNTADKTIKVKLSSTAGIKSAYKITLEEKEKCPLEVKDFNQVIFEAGKAEIVSVRLGIAAAAKNQ; from the coding sequence ATGGCTTTATATCCTGTTGATACTAAGAAAAGTGACTCAAAAGATGCAGACTCAAAGAATTACAATATGCATTTGATCATCAATACGCACTGGGACAGGGAGTACCGCTGGTCGTTCTGCGAGACACAGATGCGGCTTGTTGAGGCGGTTGATATACTGCTGGAGACAATGGAGAAGGACCCTCGATTTAAATATTTTCATACTGACTCTCAGGCTTCTTTTCTCGATGATTATCTCGAGCTGCGGCCTGAAAACCGCCAAAGAGTTGAAAAGCTGGTGGGCGAGGGCAGGCTTCTTGCCGGCCCGTGGTACACGCTGCCGGCGGAGTTTTTGGTCAGCGGCGAGGCGCTTGTGCGTAATCTCTTGATGGGTCATAAGATAGCCGGTGATATGGGCGGCGTGATGAAGGCCGGCTACAATATATTTTCCTGGGGCCAGGTTTCTCAGCTGCCGCAGATATACAGTCAGTTCGGGATGGATACAATCCTGTTTTACCGCGGGATAGACCAGTCAAATATCGACAAGCTCGAGTTTAACTGGCAGTCTCCCGACGGCACAAATGCGCTGGGCATAACCTTTGGATCGTATCACAGGCTCAATTTCTGGGTTTATGTTTACAGGCCCTACATCGATATTGACGCCAAAGCCGTTTTGAGCCGAGACGGCAGCCAGGGATTTTTGGCGAACCTTTGTGATTCATACAGTCACGACATTAACCATCATTTCGTAAACCAGGGCAGCCGCCAGGATTTAATCGCGGCACTTAACGGCATGGATACTCTGCTTGATACCGTAAAAGATAAAGCATCCACACCTGAACTGCTGTTTTTACAGGGTTTTGATCAGGAAAACCCCGATCCCATAGTTCCGGACCTTGTTGACGCAATAAACAACAAGATTGATTACGGCAAGATTACTGTAAGCAGTCTGCCCGAATACATTGAGAAAGTGAAAGAATCGCTTAAAAGTCAAGGCACTGAGAATGATTTGAATCAGCTCAGTGGAGAAATGCTCAATGTAGAACGTTCCGGCGATCCGTTTGCGCCGCTTTATATAGGTGTTTTCAGCGCCAGGATGCCGCTCAAGCAGATGAATACCGCCTGTGAATACCTGCTCGAGAAGTGGGCGGAGCCCTCCGCGGTGTGGGCTATGCTGGCCGGCCGGAGATATCCGGAATCAGTGTTGGAAAAAGCGTGGCGACAGCTCCTGCAAAACCAGCAGCATGACGGTATCGGCGGATGCCATGTTGACCGTATAACCACATCAATGATAGAGAGATATGACAACTCACGGGATATATCTGAGACTGTGACCCGCGATTCGCTCACAGCGGTTATTCAGAATATAGATATGTCTGATTTGGATTCACAGCAGGTCGGACTTGTCATCTTTAACAGCAGTCCGCAGCCGCGAAGCGAAGAAGTTGTATGCACTGTGGATATCCCGCACAAATGGGGGTTGAGATATATTCCCGGGACTATGTACAAAAATGATCTGGGGATTGATATCTTTGATGAATCGGGGAAAAGGGTTCCATCTCAGATTCTTGAGCAGGACGATGATACCGTTTATACCTACCTTAAATACGGCTCCGCCACTAATTTTGAAGCAACCCGCATCAAAGTAGCAATAAAGGCTGACGATATTCCAGCTATGGGATACAAATGCTTTACAGCAAAAGCCAAAAATTCTGTTGACCGGCCGGTTGAGACGCTTACGCCTGAACCTAATGTGCTTGAGAATAAATACATTCGTGCTGAAATTCAGTTTGACGGCACAATAAATCTCTGCGACAAAGAAAATAAGACCAGTTATGACGGGCTCAATTATTTTGAGGACAGCGGCGAAGCCGGAGGCCCGCTGATACACTGCCCGCCAAACAAAAACCAGATATATACAACGAAAGGCCGGCCGGCAGATGTTTCTCTTGTACATTCCGGGCCGCTCATGTCGCGATATTGTATTGAGCATGAATGGCTTCTGCCCGAGGGTTTGTTCTCCGAGACAAAGATTCACGTTCCCCACGGTAAAAAATGGGTAGATAACAGCGCCCCTCAGAGAAGCTCTGTTAAGGTTCCGCTTCGTATGAGAACCGAGGTAACTCTTTGCGCATCAAGCAGAAAACTTGAATTCGAGACTTTCATAGATAATAACATAAAAGACCACAGGCTCCGGGTCGGTTTCCCGACGGGCAAGAGCGAAGTGACGCATTGCAGTGTTGATACGCCTTTCGATGTTGTCAGCCGCGATATCCGGATTCCCGACTCCAGCGGCTGGTACGAGGAAGCGGCCAAGACACTGCCGTGCCATTCTTTTATTGATGTCTCTGATGAAAAGAGCGGCCTTTCGGTTATGCACCGGGGTCTGCCGGAATATGAGGTCGCGGATAACAAAGACCGCAGTATCATGCTGACGCTTCTGCGCTGTTTCGGGACAGCCGGTAATCCAACCGAGACCTATGAGCCGCAGCCGCTGGCACAGTGCCAGGGCAGCAGAAGTTATAAATATGCCGTTTACTGCCACAGCGGGAATTTCCGCAAGGGACGCGTGGCGGCAGAGGCCAATGAATACACAACCGCTCTGCGTGCCGCTCAGTGCAGCGGACATGAAGGCTCATTGCCCAAATCGTATTCGTTCTTCTCGGTTGATAACGATAATTTTATTGTTACCTCACTCAAAAAAGCACAATACAGCGATGATATTGTTCTAAGAGGGTTCAATACTGCTGATAAAACGATAAAAGTCAAACTTTCAAGCACAGCCGGTATCAAGTCCGCGTATAAGATTACACTGGAAGAAAAAGAAAAATGCCCGCTCGAAGTCAAAGATTTCAATCAAGTCATCTTTGAGGCCGGCAAGGCTGAAATTGTATCGGTTCGTCTCGGTATCGCGGCTGCTGCGAAAAATCAATAA
- a CDS encoding sulfatase-like hydrolase/transferase: protein MTPHLGCWGEEFAITPNIDQFAAEGIRYTRAFTVHGVCAPSRSGIITGMYPSSLGSCNMRCTASKPDSIKCFTEYLRKEGYYCTNRAKEDYNFETPKNAWDVSGENDSAKKGPVSHWRDRPEGKPFFAVFNFMETHESRLWNSADFENTHPEKLNKSQWQDPANMQVPPIYPDTEAVRKDFARLFERITEFDYFVKERLDELKQAGLYEDTIVFIWSDHGNGLPRAKRWLYDSGTLAHIIVRVPEKFKTYDCPKPGSIDDRLINFIDLGPTVLNLAGIKTPEHMQGRAFLGENLPPQRNYIFAARQRIDERHDMIRSVRDRRFRYIRNFMPFQPYFNPVPYAEKCNTMKELRRLHKDGKLNAVQAQWMADRRPFEELYDLENDPWETKNLADDPQYSIRKKRLQTALYNWMVDTRDTGLLPEPEMALETQRCGSEYEIFHSPEGKERVVRLLNIANVSSNPSDSDRPLINNALDSKDASERYWAVLALGEMDKPGKNGIKNLENALNDESTSVRIAAAQSLYFHGREKTAADSLIKELYAKNLQDETVHYAINVLDSYFGDDAKPAIERVKELQDSNPGRYSKRMIEIFLEKFAV from the coding sequence ATAACCCCGCATTTAGGCTGCTGGGGCGAAGAATTCGCAATAACTCCAAACATTGACCAATTCGCGGCTGAGGGCATCCGTTACACACGCGCCTTTACTGTACACGGAGTCTGCGCACCCAGCAGATCGGGCATTATAACCGGCATGTATCCCTCAAGTCTCGGCTCGTGCAACATGCGGTGTACCGCATCAAAGCCTGATTCGATAAAATGCTTTACCGAATACCTCCGCAAAGAGGGCTACTACTGCACCAACAGGGCAAAAGAAGATTACAACTTTGAGACACCAAAGAATGCCTGGGATGTTTCCGGCGAGAATGACAGTGCAAAGAAAGGCCCTGTCAGCCACTGGAGAGACCGGCCCGAGGGTAAGCCCTTTTTCGCGGTATTCAACTTCATGGAGACCCACGAATCGAGGCTGTGGAACAGTGCTGATTTTGAAAACACCCACCCCGAGAAACTAAACAAATCGCAGTGGCAGGATCCGGCAAATATGCAGGTGCCGCCGATTTATCCCGATACTGAAGCGGTAAGGAAAGACTTTGCCAGGCTATTTGAGCGAATTACCGAGTTTGATTATTTTGTCAAAGAGCGGCTTGACGAGCTCAAGCAGGCCGGTCTTTACGAAGACACCATCGTGTTTATCTGGTCAGACCACGGCAACGGCCTGCCGCGTGCAAAGAGATGGCTGTACGATTCAGGCACTCTGGCACACATTATTGTTCGTGTACCGGAAAAGTTCAAAACATACGACTGCCCCAAACCTGGAAGCATTGACGATAGACTTATAAACTTTATTGATCTGGGGCCTACCGTTCTCAATCTTGCAGGAATCAAGACCCCTGAACACATGCAGGGACGGGCCTTTCTCGGCGAGAATCTGCCGCCGCAGCGTAATTACATATTCGCCGCGAGACAGAGGATTGATGAGCGGCATGACATGATAAGGTCTGTAAGAGACCGCCGCTTCCGCTACATACGAAACTTTATGCCTTTCCAGCCGTATTTCAACCCTGTTCCGTATGCGGAAAAATGTAACACCATGAAAGAGCTTCGAAGGCTGCACAAAGATGGTAAGCTCAATGCGGTTCAGGCCCAATGGATGGCAGACCGGAGGCCGTTCGAAGAGCTCTACGACCTTGAGAATGATCCGTGGGAGACAAAAAATCTCGCCGATGACCCTCAATACAGCATTAGAAAGAAGCGACTGCAGACCGCACTCTATAACTGGATGGTAGATACACGTGACACCGGTTTGCTGCCGGAGCCGGAAATGGCTCTCGAAACGCAGCGCTGCGGCAGTGAATATGAGATTTTTCACTCACCTGAAGGCAAAGAGCGGGTTGTAAGGCTGCTCAATATCGCAAATGTGTCGTCCAATCCGTCAGATAGTGATCGACCATTGATAAACAATGCCCTTGATAGCAAAGATGCATCTGAAAGATACTGGGCAGTGCTGGCCTTGGGGGAAATGGACAAACCCGGTAAGAACGGCATTAAGAATCTTGAAAATGCCCTTAACGACGAATCGACAAGTGTACGGATTGCCGCGGCACAATCGCTGTATTTTCACGGCCGGGAAAAAACAGCCGCCGATTCACTCATAAAAGAACTCTACGCGAAGAATCTTCAGGATGAGACGGTTCATTATGCGATTAACGTACTCGATTCATACTTCGGAGACGATGCAAAACCGGCTATAGAAAGAGTTAAAGAACTCCAGGATTCAAATCCCGGCAGATACAGCAAAAGAATGATCGAGATTTTTCTGGAAAAATTCGCCGTATAA
- the tnpC gene encoding IS66 family transposase — translation MAKETKITAETSKEELPSNVETLKSMVLTLLEQIDDLTGQLHYLKRQLFGKKSEKLDPAQRLLFEDMYEEVKAKVEQQREEKAEPVKKTGRKKKHNGRNPLPADLPRETIEIEPSEEEKICPVCNTPKEVIGSETTEVLEYVPASFYVKEYVRKKFCCKACESEISIGPLPPRAIDKGIAGEGLLAHIITSKYCDHAPLNRLESILKRHGVDINVSTMCGWVDKCADLLEPLVKRMHRKILESPKINTDDTRIPIKSRKRKGSTYNGYLWTYIDDKSNVVFDFTPTRSRQGPLEFLGDYAGKVQADAYSGYDEFFNKGKATEIGCNAHARRKFEYAIDDDPLRGTRMTVLWGRLYAIESRAKREEYSDEQLLEARQKEAVPILEEIKSLLDEYNAQVLPKTPTGKAVTYALNQWDALCRYTEDPILDIDNNLAERTLRTVVVGRKNYMFAGSEAGAWRASIIYSLVASCKLMGHDPFAYFNDVLRRVSTHPGHKIDELLPSNWKKPESNTEEGKIVKEQILKAS, via the coding sequence ATGGCAAAAGAAACAAAAATAACAGCTGAAACATCTAAAGAAGAGTTACCCTCCAATGTGGAGACTCTTAAGAGTATGGTGCTCACGCTGCTTGAACAAATAGATGATCTTACCGGCCAGCTGCATTATCTCAAGCGTCAGCTGTTCGGCAAAAAGAGCGAGAAACTTGATCCCGCCCAAAGGCTTTTGTTTGAAGATATGTACGAAGAGGTTAAGGCCAAGGTAGAGCAGCAGAGAGAAGAAAAGGCTGAACCCGTCAAGAAGACCGGCAGAAAGAAAAAACATAATGGCCGTAACCCTCTGCCGGCTGACCTTCCGAGAGAGACCATCGAGATAGAACCCTCCGAAGAAGAAAAGATCTGTCCTGTATGCAATACGCCTAAGGAAGTAATCGGCTCTGAGACAACAGAGGTACTCGAATATGTCCCGGCATCGTTTTACGTCAAAGAGTATGTCAGGAAGAAATTTTGCTGCAAGGCTTGCGAATCAGAGATATCTATTGGTCCGCTTCCCCCAAGGGCGATAGACAAGGGTATCGCCGGCGAGGGACTGCTGGCTCATATAATAACGAGTAAGTATTGTGATCATGCACCCTTGAACAGACTGGAAAGCATCCTCAAGCGGCATGGTGTTGATATAAATGTATCCACAATGTGTGGTTGGGTCGATAAATGTGCTGATCTGCTGGAACCCCTGGTTAAAAGGATGCACAGGAAGATTCTTGAGTCTCCAAAGATTAATACCGATGACACCCGTATCCCAATAAAGAGCAGAAAACGTAAAGGTTCCACCTATAACGGTTATTTGTGGACCTATATTGATGATAAGAGTAATGTGGTGTTTGATTTTACGCCCACAAGATCAAGACAAGGGCCGCTGGAATTCCTTGGTGATTATGCCGGCAAGGTTCAGGCCGATGCATACAGCGGATATGATGAGTTTTTTAATAAAGGTAAGGCCACGGAAATTGGCTGCAACGCCCATGCGCGAAGAAAGTTCGAGTATGCTATAGATGACGATCCCCTCAGGGGTACCCGTATGACGGTATTATGGGGCAGGCTATATGCGATTGAAAGCAGGGCTAAACGCGAAGAGTACTCCGATGAGCAGCTGTTGGAAGCCCGACAGAAAGAGGCTGTGCCGATACTCGAAGAAATAAAGAGCCTTCTTGACGAATACAATGCTCAAGTGCTGCCAAAGACCCCGACAGGCAAGGCGGTAACCTACGCTTTGAACCAGTGGGATGCCCTGTGCAGATATACGGAGGATCCGATTCTGGATATTGATAATAATCTGGCAGAGAGGACGCTGCGAACAGTCGTGGTGGGACGCAAAAACTATATGTTTGCCGGAAGTGAGGCCGGAGCCTGGCGAGCATCGATTATCTACAGCCTGGTAGCAAGCTGTAAATTGATGGGCCACGACCCGTTCGCCTACTTCAACGATGTACTGAGAAGAGTGAGCACCCACCCGGGACACAAAATAGACGAGCTTCTCCCCAGCAACTGGAAGAAACCTGAGTCTAACACTGAAGAAGGCAAAATTGTCAAAGAACAGATATTGAAAGCCTCCTGA